In Juglans microcarpa x Juglans regia isolate MS1-56 chromosome 4S, Jm3101_v1.0, whole genome shotgun sequence, a single window of DNA contains:
- the LOC121263872 gene encoding putative UDP-rhamnose:rhamnosyltransferase 1 translates to MAEPKKQLHIAMFPWLAFGHLLPSLELAKLIARRKGHRISFISTPRNIERLPKIPPNVAPLITLVKLPLPHVDNMPENAESTMDLPEQYVMPYLMKAHDGLQEPLSRFLETSSPDWIIHDFSPYWLPPIAARLGILQAFFYVSSASSLCFAGPPTKLPLSTSSETTNEPDPSTRTELEDFLVPPKWIPFPTKIAYRRFQVKKMFDMNAGKNDSGDTDLFVRFNTMYSATDVLAVKTCMEVEAEWLNLLGELLRIPVAPVGLLPPSPQEDRDRKDSTWDTISDWLDKKEKGSVVYVALGSEVRLSQENFNELALGLEQSRLPFFWAIRNLSADGNGDSIKLPAGFEERTKGRGIVWTGWAPQSKILGHESVGGIVTHCGWGSVTEALRLGRALIMLPFIVEQGLIARFLEEKQAGVEIPRNEEDGAFTRDSVAQTLRLAMKDAKGQIIRDKAKEMTTVIGNMELQHRYVDKFVELLENHRK, encoded by the coding sequence ATGGCTGAGCCCAAGAAGCAGCTTCACATAGCCATGTTCCCATGGTTAGCCTTTGGTCACCTACTCCCATCTTTGGAGCTCGCCAAGCTCATAGCCAGGCGAAAGGGTCATCGTATTTCGTTCATATCAACACCTAGAAATATTGAACGCCTCCCCAAGATCCCTCCAAATGTTGCACCTTTGATAACCCTGGTGAAGCTTCCCTTACCCCATGTTGACAACATGCCGGAAAATGCAGAGTCGACCATGGACTTACCAGAGCAGTACGTAATGCCATATCTTATGAAGGCTCACGATGGTCTCCAAGAACCTTTGTCTAGGTTTTTGGAAACTTCGAGCCCTGATTGGATCATTCATGACTTTTCCCCTTACTGGTTACCTCCAATTGCAGCTAGACTTGGCATCTTGCAAGCTTTCTTCTATGTATCCAGCGCATCATCCTTGTGTTTCGCTGGCCCCCCAACAAAGTTGCCGTTGTCAACGTCGTCGGAAACAACAAACGAGCCCGACCCCAGCACACGAACAGAACTCGAGGACTTCCTTGTCCCTCCCAAATGGATCCCTTTTCCAACCAAAATAGCATATCGACGCTTCCaggtaaaaaaaatgtttgatatGAACGCTGGAAAGAATGACTCTGGTGATACAGACCTTTTCGTTCGATTCAATACAATGTACTCGGCCACCGATGTACTGGCAGTTAAAACATGCATGGAAGTCGAAGCTGAGTGGTTGAATCTCTTGGGAGAGCTTCTCCGTATACCTGTGGCTCCTGTGGGCTTATTGCCACCCTCGCCACAAGAAGACAGAGACAGAAAAGATAGCACTTGGGATACAATTTCTGATTGGCTGgacaagaaagagaaagggtCAGTGGTATATGTAGCACTCGGAAGTGAGGTCCGACTGAGTCAAGAAAACTTCAATGAGTTGGCTCTGGGGCTAGAGCAATCGAGGCTGCCATTCTTTTGGGCTATAAGAAACCTGTCAGCTGATGGGAATGGGGATTCGATTAAGCTACCGGCAGGGTTCGAGGAGCGAACCAAAGGTCGTGGGATTGTTTGGACGGGCTGGGCACCTCAGTCCAAGATATTAGGCCACGAGTCAGTTGGGGGCATCGTGACTCACTGTGGTTGGGGTTCAGTAACGGAGGCATTGCGGCTTGGGCGTGCACTTATCATGTTGCCTTTCATTGTGGAACAAGGATTAATTGCTAGATTCTTGGAAGAGAAACAAGCAGGAGTTGAAATTCCCAGGAATGAAGAAGATGGGGCATTTACCAGGGACTCAGTGGCACAAACTTTGAGGTTGGCAATGAAGGATGCAAAGGGCCAGATAATCAGGGACAAAGCCAAGGAAATGACCACCGTAATTGGGAATATGGAACTCCAGCACCGATACGTGG
- the LOC121263871 gene encoding putative UDP-rhamnose:rhamnosyltransferase 1, protein MAEPKRQLHIAMIPWLAFGHLLPFLELAKLIARRKGHRISFISTPRNIEHLPKIPPNVAPLITLVKLPLPHVDNMPENAESTMDVPEHVMPYLMKAHDGLQEPLSRFLETTSPDWIIHDFSQYWLPPIAARLGISQAFFSIFNASSLCFAGPPPKLPLSTSSETTNEPDPSTRTELEHFLVPPQWVPFPTKIAFRRYEVKKMFDIYAGRNESGATDLVFRFMTMSSATDVLAVRTCKEVEAEWLNLMGELHHIPVAPVGLLPPSPQEDNDSKDSTWDTISDWLDKKEKGSVVYVALGSEVRPSQENFNELALGLEQSRLPFFWAIRNLSADGNGDSIELPAGFEERTKGRGIVWSGWAPQSKILGHESVGGIVTHCGWSSVIEALQLGRALIMLPFILDQGLNAKLLEEKQIGVEIPRKEEDGSFTRDSVAQTLRLAMKDAKGQIFRDKAKEMTTTIGNMELQHGYVDRFVELLENHRKITKESDN, encoded by the coding sequence ATGGCCGAGCCCAAGAGGCAGCTTCACATAGCCATGATCCCATGGTTAGCCTTTGGTCACCTACTCCCATTTTTGGAGCTCGCCAAGCTCATAGCCCGGCGAAAGGGTCATCGTATTTCGTTCATATCAACACCTAGAAATATTGAACACCTCCCCAAGATCCCTCCAAATGTTGCACCTTTGATAACCCTGGTTAAGCTTCCCTTACCCCATGTTGACAACATGCCGGAAAATGCAGAGTCGACCATGGACGTACCGGAGCACGTAATGCCATATCTTATGAAGGCTCACGATGGTCTCCAAGAACCTTTGTCTAGGTTTTTGGAAACTACGAGCCCTGATTGGATCATTCATGACTTTTCCCAATACTGGTTACCACCAATTGCAGCTAGACTTGGCATCTCGCAGgctttcttctctattttcaacGCATCATCCCTGTGTTTCGCTGGCCCCCCACCAAAGTTGCCGTTGTCAACGTCGTCGGAGACAACAAACGAACCCGACCCCAGCACACGAACAGAACTCGAGCATTTCCTTGTCCCCCCCCAATGGGTCCCCTTTCCAACCAAAATAGCATTTCGACGCTACGaggtaaaaaaaatgtttgatatTTACGCTGGAAGGAATGAATCTGGTGCTACAGACCTTGTCTTTCGTTTCATGACAATGTCCTCGGCCACCGATGTACTGGCTGTCAGAACATGCAAGGAAGTCGAAGCTGAGTGGTTGAATCTCATGGGAGAGCTTCACCATATACCTGTGGCTCCTGTGGGCTTATTGCCACCCTCGCCACAAGAAGACAATGACAGCAAAGATAGCACTTGGGATACAATTTCTGATTGGCTGgacaagaaagagaaagggtCAGTGGTATATGTAGCACTCGGAAGTGAGGTCCGACCGAGTCAAGAAAACTTCAATGAGTTGGCTCTGGGGCTAGAGCAATCGAGGCTGCCATTCTTTTGGGCTATAAGAAACCTGTCAGCTGATGGGAATGGAGATTCGATTGAGCTTCCGGCAGGGTTCGAGGAGCGAACCAAAGGTCGTGGGATTGTTTGGTCGGGCTGGGCACCTCAGTCCAAGATATTAGGCCACGAGTCAGTTGGGGGCATCGTGACTCACTGTGGTTGGAGTTCAGTAATAGAAGCATTGCAGCTTGGACGCGCACTTATCATGTTGCCATTCATTTTGGACCAAGGATTAAACGCTAAGCTCTTGGAAGAGAAGCAGATAGGAGTTGAAATTCCCaggaaagaagaagatgggTCATTTACCAGGGACTCAGTGGCACAAACTTTGAGGTTGGCAATGAAGGATGCAAAGGGCCAGATATTCAGGGACAAAGCCAAGGAAATGACCACCACAATTGGGAATATGGAACTCCAGCACGGATACGTGGACAGATTTGTTGAATTGCTTGAGAATCACAGGAAGATTACCAAGGAAAGTGATAATTAG